A segment of the Carya illinoinensis cultivar Pawnee chromosome 1, C.illinoinensisPawnee_v1, whole genome shotgun sequence genome:
TGCCTACTCACATGGTCTAAGTTTGGACATCCTAAGCCATCATTTTGATGCGTGTAAACTGGCTGTGAAGTCGATGTTGAAGGCCTGGGTGCCATTCTATCTTCCTCTTCCCCCATTACACTAAAATCAAGATGActtacaaaattatttaaagtcgatatatatatattttttaaatgtaaacacaataaatcaataattaaaaatttggtAAATACTCAGATAGTGTGCAAAACTACAAAGGtctcaacaatttttttaagatcactacacaataaatcaatatagactagttttaaaaataactaGATAGTGTGCAAAACTATAGATTCaagaacttttatttttttatttggtgtattttaaatttgttgtaTTAAATACAGATTCAagaacttttatttaaatattttaaataaagcctcatttattttattacaattaTAATGATTCACTTAAATTTTACCTTAACTctcaatttatattaattaagctGTCCTAGATGCAACCTAAGCCACTAGCTCGCTTTGAGGGTAGCAAGGTTGCTTTGAGGGTGGCAAGGTTGCCTGAAAACTCCTTGGTCCGATCTTCAATTTTTACTAAATTGaagagtttgattttaaattttggagtTTGATTTTAGATCTTAATTATAAGTTGGAGCTAACTTGACTTATCTTTgtaaacaaaaccaaacaaagaataaaaatagaaagaaaaacgattaacaaaaaaaattgttgtgaaTATCCCAATTATCATGACATATAATAAAGATtagtgtttttttcttttttctttttaaaacaagCCAAACTGAGCATTTTATTACCACCATCAATCAATACAGAGTTAATCTAGTGATACATTATTACAAATTTCTCTTGGATAGTCTTCCATCCATACATATTTAGTAGCAAGACGTACAAATTAACGTGGGAGGAGCAGTAGAGATGTAGAACCACACGAAATGGAAATTGGGTAACATAACATGATCGAAACCAAATCCCTCCGGCTTCCCTCCCACACCACAAatacaacttatatatattactttttagCTTTCTGTCTACACTAAACAGAGAGCACCTTTATTTTCTAACCACCATGCATTTCCCTTACAATGCGTGCaaaagattagaaaaattagtCCGAATGCATGCGAAAATAATTAGTCCGAATGCGTGCATAAGATGAAAACACTGATTCTCAATAcagaggaaaataaaaaataaaaaaacaaaggacCGAGCTGCTTGAAAGCAGAGGACCAAACCAGACGTCAAAAGCCATGCAACACAGTTACGTTTAACCATGCCCTAATCCACAATATCTACCtcacaaaacccaaaactcATCTCTGTGTACACAAGATAAACGTAACTGTTTTGCAGTTCATTGTTCTGAAAATTTTTTACCTTCGTATGAGCAGCGGTGGCGCCGGCGAGGGAGGGGGGTCTTCGCAGATTCAAAATACCCACCGGTTGCTCTGTTATTTGGTTTACCAAGGACCGGCAGCTCTTTACAGACTAAGTACTGTGCTCGACGTTCCTGGGCGGAGAGACGGCGTCGCCGGTGGTGCTGGGCGGAGGAACCTGTCACGCGGGCGACGAACGAGGGCTTTCGCGGGAGGGATTTCGAAATGGAAACAATCACGTACTGACCCCATCAAAAAACGCACGTTTTgactttttccaaaaaaaaaaaaaaaaaaaaaagaaaaatattggaTGCCACGTATGGTGTGCAGGTGTGCTCCTGCTACAGTTGTGGATCCATAGTGTTACTCGTCTGATAAACAGCTGATAAGGTACTTTTAAGTTCGATGAAAGGACTTATTTGCCCCTCCTcagtatttttctttgattaCAAAAGAGCAACGTTGTAAAGCTCAGTGTGGATACACATTCCCCGCGCTCTTCATCTCTTCCGCTTGATGGAATTCAGTCTAATGATGGGCTCTCTCAAATTCCACTTACCTCAACTGGGTCTTCTCCAAAACTTTCCCAAACCCCACCCACGCTCTTCCGTGGTCACCTGCGGCCTCAGGCGCGGACCCAGAAAGCCTATGTGGAGGAAAAGCGTGATCTCATCGGAAGCCATTCAAGCAGTCCACTCCTTAAAGCTGTCCAGATCGTCAACAGTCAGATTAGAGGAGGTTCTTAATAGTAGAGTTAGTAGGCTCTTGAAGGAAGACTTGTTAGACACCTTGGGTGAGCTGCAAAGACAAAATGAGTTGGACTTGGCTcttaaggtatatatatatatatatatatatcactgcTTGTTTAATATACATGTGCTTTTGAGTGTGTCATGGTTTGAATTAGCCCTTGGAGTACTGCTATGTACATGAAGTTTGTGACTGTGTGTAGAATATTTTGCAATGAAAGAATGGGAGTCAAAATTAAATGTGTGTGAAGGAAATTTTAGCCTTTTATCGTCCTTACAATTCCTAGTTCTCTTCGTTTTTGGCCCGGAGTATCATGGAGACTCCGGTGCATGGATACATACGAGTATATATGCATTATTTGTCTTGTAGATATCGATACTTGGAAGATTGGGATTGATACCGGAAACCCTAATAAAATTTCAGATGGAAAAGAGTTGGGTCAGATCCTTATTTATACAGTTAAAATTCGAATGACTGATTTAGAGGCTGTTTTGATTTATAGTCAAACGTAAATTTGCTTCcgttcatttttcattttccttttgggaGATACAAGGAGCGTTCAATTATGCTGGAATTAAAGTTTAGGGATGATATTTCAGACTGTTAATTATTTGGAACTATCCCCACCATGAAGAAAATGTATTGGGATTTTTGGAATTGGCTGGCCTGTTCCTAATCCTTCCTGTCCAACCGGTCAGTTTACCAGTTTCCAAGATGCTGACTCCAATCAAGAAAGCAGTCATACAAAGTTTTGCTCTACTATTAAGTGAATCATTTTAATTGCGATGTTTTGGTATAAAGTCGAATATTattcttttgaattttgtatATTCTTCTGAATATCTATCAGGCTTTAGGTCTTCCAATTTGTGCGCAAGGAAGAGTGGTATAAACCCGATCTGGTGTTATTTTGTGACATGATTCTATTGCTGGGAAAGAACAAATTGATTGAAATGGCTGAAGAGCTCTTTTCGGAAATGAAGAAAGAAGGCTTACAACCCAACACAAGGGCTTTTGCTGAGATGGTTGGGGCATATATACGAGTGGGTATGATAGAAAAAGCCATGGAGACATATGAATTAATGAAGGAATCAGGTTGTACCCCAGATAGGCTAACGTTTATGATATTGATAAGGAACCTTGAGAATGCAGGAAAACAAGAACTAGCAGCAATGGTAAAGAAGGAATGTGCTGAATTTgttgattattcggagaagttCCTTGAAGAAGTTGAAAAACATGTAAGGATTTATAGTCACTTGTGCTTGTTATTTTTTTGATCCGAGTACGATCTTTGGCATGATTTCCTATGTGCCAACGAAGCTGTGAAAACGAAGCTGTTTTCTTTCTGTTACGTACAGAAAAATCTTTATCAGGAAAAATTATGGGACGAAACTTTCTCACCGCATGTCATTTTATGAAGGCATTGATATTTTCAGAAAGCATAAGCATTTTTTGTGATTCATGACAATAACCATTTTTTAGCTTTGTgggataggaaaaaaaaaaaaaaaaaaaacaagtttattattttataaacagtTTCCTGACTTAGACAGTGTTCTGTTCATCTCACTACCTTTAAGTAGCTGAATAAAAAAACCTCCATTACTTTAATGAGGTAGTTCGGCATGGACTTTCAATTTTGTGCTGATAATACTTTCAACTTCCAGGGCTATTCACTTGCGTACATATTTAAATTTTCCATGCTAATGAACAACAAATGATGTAGAATGGTGTCACTTCAAAGTTCCATGCATGAACAAAGCAACCTTTCTACCTAAGGTTACAAATTTTTATGTTCATCAAGCTTGTTTCAACCTAGTTGCTGACTTGGGATCCTCGTATTGTTTCAGCGAAGGAAGCGATCAACTAATCTTGTGTCATAAGTGCCAGTACCTGGACTGCAAACCTTGGACAGGTTTACTCTGGTAGTTATAACTGGAATGAGGCAATATACTTAGCCAGGCTCAACTGTAGCTTGTTGAAGCATTTGTCAACATAGATGAGATGATGAGGATCTTCAGCATATGGTTTGGCACTGTTGTTAAGTATGTGATATTTGCCGCATTTTTAGGACCTGCCTTTGTAGGTTTCTATGTGGCTCTCTTGATTCTtcatttcatattttgaaaaaccGGATACCGGAAATGTTTCTAGATATATGCTGGGCATGTTATAACAGTGTAGTGTAATTCAATAGATCATTTTGGACATCTCTGAGGCCTCTTCTGATTTAAAGGAACTCCGGATTATGTTTTCATGCTGTATTATGATTCTATGACTACACTGTTAGAGGGGAAGTTAATTTTTGTCCGCTTATACTCTTTGTCAAATGTAGTTGCTCAGAACATGTCTAGAGGCATACAAGGATATCTGGGTTTTTCACTGCATGTTCTCATACCTTCCCGAATGATAGGATCATCTGAAACCATGAAAATTTTTGGCCAAACAAAGAGTAAACCTAAAACTGCTCTATATTTTGTAGTAATTTACCACAAAACCTACGACGTTTTGAACAAGGATgcgctggtttttttttttttcgtttgaaGTTAGTAATTGATAGGCTGGTAGCACACATTATAACGGTGACAGCTTCCTTCGTGAAAGTCACCGGTAGATCAAAACGCTTCTGGCagcacaattttttattttttgtatgatTTCATTGACCCAAAGCAAGAAAAGATGGCAAGGTTGAAAGGAAACAATTCACCAGAGAAATCTAAACCTTGACTGGGATCTCCCCAAGCAGCCAGTTTAGATCCCAGTCAAGCAGCATTTCATCTCACTTCCCACTTTCAAATGCAACGATTTTATCAccatttgatttgttttatattttaaaagaaaattctaaaggTTTGATGGACTATGCACCTCATGGCTCATCATGGTGGGATAGCAGTAGGACGATGGTGTATTTTGTAGAATTTTCTGAAGACAAatatgataaaaagaaaaatacccaTCTTGAGGTACAGCTGGGAGTTCGGCATTTACCAGGAATGAGTTAAGAAGatgtaaacaaaaaatgaatagaTAGGATGCAGATTCCTCTCGTGTCCATTCACGAAATGTTAAGTGTCATACAACCAAAGAAattatcttttttcctttttttttctccgaTCAAAGCAAATCTACAAAACGAATACatatgcttgttttttttttgtggggcgGGGAGAGAACATTTGTAGATACAATACGAAGAAAAGGTGATGGAATcatgaaaataacaaaattccAATCTGACCGTAAATAGCGAATATCAAAAATTCCTTTCTAGCTAGCTAAGTGGCTGGGAGAGTTGTTGAACATACTGTGCCACATGAAGGCTCTCGAAAGCACCATCTCAAGCTCTGCGTGAGTCCATTTTTGTGTTGGAAGGTGTTGAAGGAACATCACCAATTCCTGGAAATCAAGCATCTGGAGCTTATCTGACCACTGAAGATAAAAGTAACAGCTCTTGTCAATTATTGGAGGTATAATAAAGGTCACTATTGCAGTGGAGAATCTAATGGTAACATCATCTAGCCTCTATCCGACATTTAGTTGGAGAACAAGGCATAACCAAATGGTCTACAATAAAATGTTATCAACACCATACAGAGACAACCTTTTATATTCTCCAGAGGTGAGGTGGTTACCGCAagtgttaaggtctaaattaccTTCAACAATATGGACTCTGGTTCGAGACATTCATAATCATTTGCAAAGTTTCAGAAAATCACATCTAGCAGGAAAGAAATTGAGTAGCTGATGCTATGGCTAGTATGTCCGAGATGCTGCAATCAGATATCAGCTTTAATATAGCAGATGTTTAAGGTTCTATTGCTTgatgtttctctttctttaaaaaaattgaaaaaagataaGGTACATGGAATAGGAACAAAAGTTCGCCAACAGACTGGATCAACCATGAGCTAGACAACGGCCTAATCCAGAATATTTAGCATATGAACCAATGAAAAACAATGCTAAACGAGGAATTACTAAAAAACCAGCCTGAGGCTGCGGAAACTTGCAATGTTTAGTCGGAGTGATAGCACAGGAACTTGCTTTATAAATCATGGAATATTCTTTCCAAGGAATTAGCAAATAACAAGAAAAGGTATTAATTGATTAGCAATAAGGTCACTGGTGTTCTAAGTATAACATTCTAACATGGAATGACAGTACTGAGTCCAAATGAGGAGCCCACAAAAACACGTCAGGGATAAGTTCAAAAGTGGCACTTGTATGGTGCATTAGAATTAACTGCAGGATAATGCAAAACACAAGCTCTTTCATATTTTGCCTTTAATTTCCCGTTATCCACCAAACAGCAGTAAAAGACAACGATGACAATTGAGACCAAATACATTTCCAACCATAAATTAGAGCTCGTATCAGCAAAAAGGCAAGAATGCCCATCTCACCGTTAAAAGAAAACTGGCAAAAATGTACACAAGGAACTCTGGCAGTGCATCTCCTTCTGCAAGATATGTGTCCCACAAGCGAGTCACGAGATGGAAAGGTATCTAACAAAACAGAAGCTGTCGTTAGCTTTGCACAAATTATTAAAGCACAAGGTCATGGTCAAATATCCCCTGCAAATGTTCTCAGCTGCAACTTAAGAAACCCAGagattacatatttatttatttgtttaagaTTACAGTAATTAATAGTACACCTAATGCATTTGTAGTTGCCAACCTCACGTATTAGAAGACAGTTGAACCAGCGGAAAGCAAATTGAAGAAATTCCAGCCCTTGCTCCTCCACGTGTCTTGAAACAGGTTCTAGCACAAAGAGATTTTGTCAATTGGGCCCAGCATATTGTAATTAGAACTTTGGacagatttttttataagaataattttggacaaaatgaatataaaaaaatgaagaaacaaaaaagatcatatataaatttttgttaTCAGTAAATAAGGAATATTCAAGAATCACTTGTGTCCTTAGTCAATGATGCCTAGGTGTTGCCCTTGTATTTGTCCAGTGTACTTGGAATATGCCTTGGTAATTAGAAGTTTCAAACATTTCATGCATCAATACAAAgggtaataataataataataatactaaaacaTACGATTTGGAACTGCAATCTATGGAAGATGGTTCACCAAATACTTCATCAAAAAGATCTAGGAACTCAAGAAAGCTATTTCTTACAAAagtttcctataaaaaaaagctATTTATTACAAAAGTTTAAAAAGTCCTTTGAATCCTTTCCCATGGAAGCACTTGGAGTGACTACGAAGAATATGCTTGCTttccttcaaaataaaattcctagacGGCACCGTTCCTAAAAAAGTATAATTAACAACATATTCTTTCAAAATAAGATATGTATAGAAATCTGCAACTAAAGTGAGTTAGGTTGGTGAAATGGGGgtcttatttttcatttaatataaatattggcCAGGCATTGCTaacttaattttaaaatgttaaaagagGATATTTTAAATCACAACCAATATTATATTTCTTAGGACATTATaggtaaaataaatattgatagAAGTTAACAGgcgtagcccaagtacacaggaggtATACAAAGAGACACCTAGTTACAAGTTAGGGACTttcaatgaaaataagaaaatattggaAACTAGCCCTGTTGAGAACAATTACAGAAGCCCATAAGAATTTCTATAGAACATTACAATTTAATTAGTACTACGGTTTAATTAACTCAAATCTCCAATCTACCAGTTTGTTATTTTGTAATGACACCACATTGGGCCCATAACATCCTAGTAGGAGATTCGTCCCCTTACTAAAGCACGAAATTGAACTTCTTGATAAACCAGCAAAATGCATCATCCAGAATACAACTATCATTGTATTTATTCAGACAATAACCTATTTCCATTATTCTGCAGCAGATTCAGTGATATTTTGAGGTAACTCTTTACACCAGAACAACAAGGGGACAAAGAAAAGAGATGGCACCACTCCACCCAAGAAGACATAACCCTTCAGTAATGATTGCATAAACAGGCTTAGAGAAACTTGAACTTTAAATAATACTAGCGTTTTGGCGTGTGCTGACAAGTGTGCAgggaatttttcttaaataaaattgGGGAAAGAGGAGTGACAGGGaaggagagaatgagagagaaagaaaagaaaaacatttgaGTAAAAGATTGTAGAGGAGTGGGAAAGTGGTTTGGGTAGTTTAAAAGGTAGATATTGCCAATGCCATCCAATATCAGTGACAAGAAACTTTCACAGATTTTTTTTCTCGATATACATGATTGCACTGTATAATAGTAATAAGAGGAT
Coding sequences within it:
- the LOC122276006 gene encoding pentatricopeptide repeat-containing protein At1g62350-like, with the translated sequence MEFSLMMGSLKFHLPQLGLLQNFPKPHPRSSVVTCGLRRGPRKPMWRKSVISSEAIQAVHSLKLSRSSTVRLEEVLNSRVSRLLKEDLLDTLGELQRQNELDLALKVFQFVRKEEWYKPDLVLFCDMILLLGKNKLIEMAEELFSEMKKEGLQPNTRAFAEMVGAYIRVGMIEKAMETYELMKESGCTPDRLTFMILIRNLENAGKQELAAMVKKECAEFVDYSEKFLEEVEKHRRKRSTNLVS